Below is a genomic region from Campylobacter geochelonis.
CCTTGAAATGATAGTAAAAGTTCATTATAAAGATATTTAACACAACTAACGCAAACGCCGTTCCTATTGCACTTCCGACACCTCCGTATAGTTTAGCAAGTGGAATTGAGATAGCGATATTAACTAATGTCATAAAAAATGCCGCAATGGCACGAAACTTAAACATATTTTTGGCTTGAAGTATACTGATACCCAAATTTTGTATAAGTGGAATACAAACTGGAACAACCAAAATAAGCGTTATATAATAACTTATCTCATACTCAGCTCCAGCCCACAGCACAATAAATTCTCGCCCAAAAAGCACGATTAAAGAGCCGATTAAAAAAATTATATAATACTGCAACCTACCAACCTTAATCAACTCGTTTGTAAGTTCGGTATTTGTGCTATTTGACGATACCATTTTAGCCATTTTTGGAAGCATTACACCGCTGATCGTAACCGAGAGCGTTATAAACATATTATTAATTATCAAAGCAACCGAATACATTGAAACTGCCACACTTGAAGCTACAACACCAAGAATAAAGTTATCAACATTCCAATTAACTTGATCAACTATCATACCAAGAAAGATAAAAAACGAATAGGAAAAAACCTCTTTCAAAACACTTTTATCGAAGTTTTTAGGGCTAACTTGCGGGTTGATAACTCGTTTACAGTAGATAAAATCCGCTAACAAACAAGCTAAATTTATAAGCGTTACAACTACAACCATAGTTATAGCCTTATGTCCTAAAAGAAGCATTGGAACCATTAAAATAGGCATCAAAGCCGTGCGAAAAATACTAATAAGTTTTATAAAAATAAAATTCTCATAAGCACTCAAAATAGATGAATATATACTAAAAGGAAAACTTATAGCTAAATTTAGAGTCAAAAGTGCAAACATTATCCGCATTTTTGCTATCTCCTCTGTACTCATAGAAGAGCTAAAAATCGCATCTGCAAACACTACAAACAAAGCTCCAGCAATAAGTACAATAATACTCATTACAAGATATATACTAAAAATAGTTCCATGAAGTTTTTTTTCATCATCTTTGCGATTTTGTGTGATATATTTTGAAGTAAAAACAATAATAGCATTACCAAATCCAAGATCAAGTATTGCTAAATACCCTATCACACTCGCTGCTAGTGAATAAATACCAAACTCGCTTTGACCTAGCATTCTAAGCATAAAAGGAGTATAAACAAAAGCTAAAAATGTGCCTAAAAAAATATTTGCGTATGATAGCAAAACCCCTGCTCTTCGTTGTTTGTCAGGGGTTAAGATAAAAAAACTCATAAATTTGGCTTAAATTTAGGTGTTATGGTTTAGCCAAAGAGCTATTTGAATCAGTTTGCAGTTTTTTAGCTTCATCATCAACCACATCTACAAACTTCTCATCTACGAGTTTATAGACTTTATAGCGTATTTTCACATCTTTTGGAGTGTAGATTATAAGCGGTAAAGCGCTGTTATAATAAGTGCTGATTTTTGGTTCAAATTTAATAAATTTAGCCTCTTTTTTTGTGTCCCCGCACGCCATCAAAGTTCCAGCCATATCGGCTTTGGCGCTAAATTTATAGTAAACGTATCCATATCCATCTAAGTTTTTTTGCTCTAGCTTTCCACCGATAAAAAAGTGATGATTACAATCAACCTCTACGATTTTACCAAACTCAACTTCAACCTTGTAGTTCTGCTCGTTTTTAAGGGGTTTAAGAGTTAGAGTTTGCAAGCTTTCGCCATCTTTTGGCTTTGGAAAAACTGAAGTATCAAAAGCAAAAACAAGTCCAAAAAACAGCATCAAAACAGTCAAAAATTTCATCTTAAACTCCTTATAAATTTATGCTTTATTTTCCCACTCTAGCGCCGATTTTATGATAACTTTTAAATCATCATTTACCGGTTTCCAATCAGTCAAGCTTCTAAGACGGTCTGAATTTGCTATCAAACACGCTGGATCGCCATCTCTTCTAGGAGCCATTTCGACTTTAAAGTCCACGCCGCTAACCTCTTTTGCAGCCTCAATAACCTCTTTTACAGAATATCCCGTGCCATATCCTACATTAAAGATATTACTATCGTTATCTTTTAAGTATCTAAGAGCCGATAAATGCGCGTTTGCAAGATCTTCTATGTGGATGTAGTCTCTTATGCAAGTTCCATCTTTTGTATCATAATCATCGCCGAAAATCGACATTTTATCGCGTTTGCCAAGTATGGTTTGAGTAGCGACTTTGATTAGGTGTGTTGCATTTGGATAGTTTTGTCCTAAAAGCCCATCTAAGCTAGCTCCAGCTACGTTAAAATACCTTAAAATGGCATATTTAAAATTTCTATTTGCCGCAGCTGTATCTTTTAAAACCCACTCAGTCATAAGCTTGCTTCTGCCATATGCGTTTATTGGGTTTTGAGATGTGCTTTCGCTAACTTGCGCCTCATCTGGCTCGCCATAAGTTGCCGCAGTTGAACTAAATACAAAGTTTTTAACGCCGTATTTGTTACATAAGGTTATTAAATTTATAGCATTGCTTGTGTTATTTAAGTAGTATTTTAGCGGTTTTTGCGTACTTTCAAAAACTTCGATGAATGCTGCAAAGTGAATAATCGCATCAAATTTATGAGTCTTAAAAATCTCATCAAGCCTAGCAACATCTTCTAAACTAGTCTCTATAAACTCAAACTCCCCAACGCTTCTTAGCGCTTCTATGGCTTTTTGCGAGCCTTTACAAAGGTTATCTATGATAGTTAGCTCGTGTTTGTTCTCTTCTAAAAGCGCCTTGGCGACGTGACTGCCGATATATCCAGCTCCACCAGTTATAAGAATTTTCATATTTTCTCCTTAAATTGTTGTGATTATACCTAAAAAAGGTATTAATTTAGCCTTCAAGCCTCATAAGCTATGCTTTTTTGCTTTGAATTTTAAAAAACAAAACTCTTTTTATCTAGCTACTTACGCGCGAACAAACCCCGCTAAAAAGCCATATTAAGCTCTGTTTATAAATTTATTATCATTTTGTATCTAAAAACCCAGCAACTAAACGACAAAGCCGTTTTTACTCGTTAGAAATTTTCAAACTTTTTAACGTTAAAATAAAATACAAATTTATCCCTAACGCGCTATTTTAAGCTAAATTTCATCTCTAAAACGCATAAAAACTGGAAATCGCGGTTTGTTATTTTTAGTTAAATTTTGATATTTATATGTTATTATAGAGCCGATTTTAGGGGGATTTGCACGCATTTTATCGCTAAAGCCAGAACCTAGCCTAAACTCAACTCCACTTTTTTCATCAAGACATAAAACTGAGCCCATTTTATCTTTAAATTTTCCTTTTCCAGCGATGATTTTTAGCACTTTGCACTCACTATCGTGAAATTTTTTAACCTTTAAAATTTTATCGCTTCGACCACTTTTATACTCAGCTTTTGGATCTCTAACGACTGCGCCCTCGCCACCATTTTTTAAAATTTCATCTAAAAATTGATTTAAATGCTCTGTGTTTTTTACTGGAATTTGCTCTATTATCACGATATTTTTGTTTGGATTTTTATCTAAAAATTTCTTTAAAACCGCTAATCTTTGGGTTAAATTTCCATTTTCATCAGGAACGTCAAATATCATAAATTTAACCCCACTCCACTCATCGCTTGGTTTTTTATCAGCAACTATAGAAAAAACTCTTTCAAACTCCCCACGTTTAGTAAAAAGCTCTCCATCGATTTTAAACGGTGGAAAATTTTCTTTCCATTTAGCTGGAGCATAAATTTCGTTGCCATTTCTACTTTTTAAACTCTTACCATCCCAAATCGCCCTAACGCCGTCGTATTTCTCGCTCATCACCCAGCCACTTAGATTTTCATCGCCTCTAAACTCGTTTAAAAGCATAACATCTTTAGCAAAAACAATGCTAAAAAGCAGCAAAAACAGGGCTAAAACTCTCAAATTCTATCCTTATGCAAACTAGACTCTTTTTAACTCATCTTTTATAAATTGCGTAAAAATCGGCGTATAACTCATACCAAATCTCTCTTTTAGCAGATACTCACTCATCGCGTCCAAATAACTTGCATAATCTTCAAGAGTCAAATTTCCGCGCAAAAGCTCGTATTTTAGGAAAAGCCAGTATGTATTTAGCGTATCACTTTGACAATACTCATCGATTTTATCTTGCTTTTTATCATAAAAAAGCTCTAAAACCTGCGAGCCTTCGACTTCGTATTTACCAGGTAGATTTAGCGCACAACAAAGATTATCAAGCTTTAGTCCAGAAACAGCTCTAAATTCGCTAATATGATCTAATAAATCAAGGTGAAAGCGCCCATCATAGCGACTTCTGTAATTTTCCCACTTGTTTTTGTTAAATTCGCGGTTTTCTACTTCAAAGTATGCAGGCGCACTTATATTATACCTCATCGCCCTAACCATAAGCATCGGAAGGTCAAATCCACGTCCATTAAAGCTGATTAGGCGTGGTTGATGGGAATTTATAAATTTTAAAAATTTAGTTATGATTTGCTCTTCATTTTCCCCCTCAATCGTATTTACACGCAAAAATTTACCAAATTTATCCGCCATAACCGCACTTATACTAACAACTTGATGGAAGCAAACTGGTAAAAAATCACTTCCATTTTTCTCTTTAAAAACTTCCATAGCTTTATAGCTTAGCTTTTTGTGATTTAGCACCTTTTCTTCGCTTGTATCACTAGACTCATAACAACTATCAACAACCTCTTTTTCAAGCACTCTAAGTAGACTTTGCGTATCAGGGACTGTTTCGCAGTCAAAAACGCATATTAGCTCTTGTTTTATCATACAAACGCCCTTAGATAGGATTTTTCTATAAGCTCGTTTTCTTTAAATTCACTCATCGCATAAAAGGCTAAATTTGGGTTTTTCAAAAGCTCTCTGCCATATGCAACCATATCGCAAACATCTCCTAAAAGTAGCGCTTCTCCTTGAGATGGCGTGGTTATAAGTCCAACTGCAATCACTGGCAAATTTACTACTTTTTTTATCTCTTTTGCATAATCACACTGATAAAACGGAACAAATTTAGGCACAAGGCTAGGTTTTTCGTGATTTCCGCCAGCACTTACATGGATATATACTCCGCCAAAATCTTGGATAAGCTTTGCAAGTTTTAAACTATCATCTAAACCAAAACCACCCACTTCCCACTCATCAGCGCTGATTCTAACGCCAAATTCAACGCCCTCACACCTAAGCCCATCCATCACTTCGCAAAGCAGTTTAACTCTGTTTTCAAAACTCCCACCAAATTCATCTTTTCTTAAATTTGTAAGTGGGCTTAAAAACTCGTGCAAAAGATATCCATGCGCAGCGTGAAGCTCTACTAAGTCATATCCAGCCGCAACCGCCCTTTTTCCTGCTTGCACAAAAGCCTCTTTTATAGAAGCGATTTCTTCAAGGCTAAGCTCTAAAGGCTCGCTGTATTTTTCACTAAATTTAATAGCACTTGGAGCAACACAACGCGAGTCATCACACTCACTTTTTCGCCCTGCATGAGCAAGCTGGACTGCGATTGAAGCTCCAAATTTATGGCACTGTTTTACAAGCTCTTTGTGATACTCTATCTGCTCATCATTCCAAAGTCCTAAATCATCATTTGTTATCCGCCCTCTAGCTTCAACTGCTGTGGCTTCAACGATGATTAACCCAACTCCACCTAAAGCGCGAGTTGCGTAGTGAAGGTTGTGAAAACATCTTGGAAAACCGTTGTTGTTTTTAGCTTTATAAGTGCACATTGGAGGCATTACGATGCGATTTTTAACTGTGGTTTTGCCTAGAGTTATAGGCGTAAGTATTTTTGACATAAGTTTTCCTTTTAAAGGTAGAAATTTGGCTAAGTTAGCCAAATTTATTTATCTTGATTTTTATCCCAGCAAAGAGTGGTTTTACCCTCTTCATCGGTGGTTACATCGCCCATTCCCATGATGTTATATCCAGCATCGACATAGTGAATTTCGCCTGTTACACCACTTGAAAGATCGCTTAAAAGATACATTCCGCTCTTGCCAACATCTTCTATGCTAACATTTCGTTTAAGTGGGGCATTTTGCTCGTTCCATTTTAAAATCATACGAAAATCCCCTATCCCACTTGCTGCTAATGTTTTAATCGGACCTGCCGAAATAGCATTTACTCTTATATTTTGCGCTCCTAAATCCCTCGCAAGGTATTTAACAGCGCTATCAAGTGCTGCTTTTGCCACGCCCATAACGTTATAATGCGGGATAAATCTCTCTCCGCCTAAATAAGTTAGCGTAAGAATCGAGCCACCATCATTAAGCAGTGGTAAAACCGCCTTTGTAAGACTTAAAAGCGAATAAACCGAAGTTTGCATAGCAACATCAAACGCCTCTTTTGTAGTATCTACAAACCTGCCCTCTAGCGCCTCTTTTGGAGCATAAGCAACAGCGTGAAGTACAAAGTCAAATTTGCCAAAATCACGCTCTAAATTTACTACCAAAGCTTTAAAATGCTCTTCGTTATTTACATCAAGTTCATAAATTTTATCACTTCCAAGCTCAGCTGCAATCGGCTCAACTCGCTTTTTAAGCGCATCATTTAAGTATGTAAATGCTAGTTCTGCGCCTTGCTCACGACATGCTTTAGCGATACCATAAGCGATTGATTTTGTATTTGCAACGCCAACTATAAGCCCTTTTTTGCCTTTTAAAATCATTTCTTGTCCTTATTTTTATTTGTTAAAATTTCTACTATTATTTGATTAAGTTTTTCTAAGTCAAGCTCTTCAATACTGCCATCTTTTTTTATTATCTTTATTCCCTTAATTCTTACTTCTACCATTTCTTGTAATTTTTTATACAAACTTTCTTTTGCTATTTTACCTTCAGCTACTCCAACAACCATATCTTCCATGTTTAAATAATAATCGTCAATATCAGCTCCTGGAAAATTCATTTCTATAAAAGCTCTTCCAAGCTGTATAGAAGTTCTCTTGTTCCCATCTAAAAATGGATGAAATTTTATACAAGAGTGTATTAGATGGGTTAATTTTTCAATAAAATCTGAATAATAATCATCATTTTGTATTTGCTTTAAAGCTGAGTCTAAATAACCTAATTGGATTTCATTATATCCTCCTAAGCCACCAGATGTTGCAATTATTTGCTCATGAAATTCGATTGCTTGCTTTAAAGTTAAATACTTCATTTATTCTTTAATCTCTCTAAAACTTCTCTATTTTTTTTCTGATTAATTATATTTTGCATTTTATCTTTAAGTTTTTTAAACTCGTCATCAGACAAAGTATTGTTACTGTTTTCAATACTACTATATGTCCTTATTTTTGCTTTTTTTTGTTCATTTGCTGTTTTAAAAATTGCAAGATACAAGGCTTGATACATCTCTGTTTTGAATTTTGTAATTTCATCATCATTCATATCTTCTAATGAAATTTCTAATCTCTTCTCACTAAATTCCATATCTTTAATATCCATTGTTATCCCCAAACCAAATTTATTAAATTTAAAAGCTATTTTCTTCCAGCTTTTTCTATCAGCTTTAAAAACTCAGTCGCAACCAGACTAGCTCCACCTACCAAAACTCCATCGCAAAGCTCTATTTTAGCGATTTCACTTATGTTTTTTTCATTTACACTTCCGCCATAGAGCAAAGGCGCGGTTGTAAAAGTAGCGATATGTTCTAAAACTTCATGGATAATCTCGCCATTAGCGACTTTTCCAGTGCCTATCGCCCAAATTGGCTCATAAGCGATAATTAGCTTTTTATAACTTAAATCTATGTTTTTAAGTTGGCTTGCTAAAAACTCCTTTGTAGAACCGTTCATATGCACCACATCGCTCTCGCCGATACAATAAACTATATCCCAACCTTCTCTTGCTGCAAAGTCAAATTTAGCTTTTAGCAAACTCTCATCCTCGCCAAGTAGCACTCGCCTCTCGCTATGTCCGATAAGAACAGTTTTTATATCAAACTCATCAAGCATATCTTTGCCGATTTCGCCTGTGTATGAGCCGTTTTTTACCGGATAGAAATTTTGCGCACCTTGAGTAAATTTAAACTCGCCTTTACTAAAAGCACTTGCTGGAGGAAAAACAAGCACTTTTTCATCGCTAATGCCCTCATCAAGAGCTTTTGCATAGTAAGAAAAGCTCTGTCTTGTGTGGTTACACTTTAAATTTGCTGCATATATCAATCTTCTTCCTTTTTAAGTAGCACTTTAACGCCTGGAAGCTCTTTGCCCTCTATTAACTCTAAGCTTGCTCCACCGCCAGTTGATATAAACGTTATCTCATCTGTATCGCCAGCGCGCTCCACAACATCGGCTGTATCGCCACCACCAACAACCGTTGTTGCTGGGCTTTCTGCGATGGCATGGCTGATTCTAAAACTTCCTCTTGCAAATTTATCTATCTCAAAAACACCCATCGGACCATTCCACCAAATCGTTTGCGCATCATCAATCGCCTCTTTAAAAAGCACAACAGTAGCAGGTCCTATATCAAGCCCCATCCAGCCATTTGGTATCTCTTGCGCTGTTACGTACTTCATAACACTATCTTGCGAGCAAGTAGGCGCTGCAATCGCATCAACTGGAAGATAAATTTTAACTCCAAGTTCTTTGCCTTTGTTTAGGATTTTAAGCGCATCATCTATCAAATTCTCTTCTAAAAGTGAGTTTCCTATATCATATCCAAGCGCTTTTAAGAAAGTAAATGCCATACCGCCGCCGATGATTAGCTTATCGATTTTTGGAAGTAGGTTTTTAAGCGCTTGAAGCTTGCCGCTTACTTTACTTCCACCAACAACCGCTACAAAAGGGCGCGCTGGACGTTTTATAAGATTTTGTGCAAAAGCTATCTCTTTTTGAAGCAAAAATCCAGCCGCCTTATGCTCATCATCATAAAATTTAGTTATCGCTTCAACCGAAGCGTGCGCTCTGTGACATACGCCAAATGCGTCATTTACATAATACGTCCCATACGAAGCTAGCTTTTTAGCAAACAAAGCATCGTTTTTTGTCTCGCCCTTTTCAAAACGAAGATTATCAAGTAGTAAAATCTCGCCAGCTTTTAGCGTATCGACCGCTTCACTAGCTTGCTCTCCAACAACATCTTTAACAAATTTAACCTCACGTTGCAAAAGTCTTGAAAGGCGTTTTGAAACTGGCTCAAGTGAAAGCTTATCTTCAAAACCCTCTTTTGGACGACCCAAATGGCTAGCTAAAATCACGCTACAACCCTCATCTAAGCAGTAGCGGATAGTTGCGATGGCTGAGCGAATTCGCCTATCATCTGTGATATTTCTATATTCATCCATTGGTACGTTAAAATCACATCTTATAAAAACCTTAGCATCTTTTGTAAAATTCATATCTTTAACTGATAAAAGCTCTCTCATCTCTTAGCCCCTATTTTTCATCGCATAAACTGCTAAGTCTACAAGTCTGGTGCTATAACCCCACTCATTATCATACCATGCCATGACTTTTACCATATTTGAATCAACAACCCCAGTTACATCTTTAGCTACGATACTTGAGTAACTTGATGAGATAAAATCACTCGAAACTCTCTCGTCCTCATCAACTAGTAAAATTCCTCTCATCGAACCATTTGCATACTCGCTAAATGCGGCATTTACCTCTTGAGCGGTTACATCTTTAGATACCAAAACGCTTAAATCAACCATAGAAACATTTGGCACTGGAACTCTTAAAGATAGTCCATTTAACTTGCCTTTTAAATTTGGAAGCACTAAAGAAATCGCTTTTGCAGCGCCTGTTGTGGTAGGTATTATATTAATCGCAGCCGCTCTACTTTTTCTAAAATCTTTACCCTTTACATCTAGTAAATTTTGGCTTGCTGTGTATGCGTGAGCTGTAGTCATGTAGCCTTTTACTATGCCAAATTTCTCATCTATAACTTTTGCAATCGGCGCTAAACAGTTTGTAGTACAACTTGCGTTTGAAATGATATTTTGCCCTTTGTAAGTATGCTCATTTACACCCATAACAAAAGTTGGCGTATCATCTTTAGCAGGTGCACTCATTACTACAAGCTTCATACCCATATCGATATATGCTTGGCATTTTTGCGTGGTTAAAAACGCACCCGTGCACTCTAGCACGACTTCTGCGCCAAATTCTTTAAACCCAAGTTCTTGCGGATCTCTAGTTGAGAAAACGCGGATTTTCTTGCCATCAACTGCGATATAATCATCATCTATAACTTCAACTTTTTTTTTGAATTCTCTATGAACAGAATCATACTGTAACAAATATCTAGTTATATCTCTTTTGGCTGTATCGTTTATCGCTACAAGCTCCACATCATCTCTATCTAAGATAATTCTAGCCGCGCATCTTCCTATGCGGCCAAAACCGTTAATTGCAACTTTTAATGCCATATAATATCCTTTTGGGTATAATTTTGCTAATTTTACAAAAATTGAGGTTAAAAAACGTTAAATGAAGATTGCACTTTATGGCGGAAGTTTCGATCCGCCTCATTTAGGACACGATGGCGTTGTAAAAGTGGTTTTAGCAAATTTAGTTATAGACAAGCTTATCATCATGCCAACCTTTATAAATCCCTTTAAATCAGACTTTTGCGCCCCACCAGAGCTTAGATTAAAATGGGTTAAGAAAATTTGGCAAAATTTAGATAAAGTTGAAATTTGTGATTATGAAATTTTACAAAACCGCCCAGTTCCTAGCATAGAAAGTGTTTTATGGCTTAAAAAAAAGTATGATATAGAAAAACTATATCTTATCATAGGAGCAGATCACTTAAGTTCGCTTCATTTATGGGATGAGTTTGAAAGGCTCAAAAATTTAGTAAAGTTTGTAGTTATCGCTCGCGATGGGATAAAAATACCACCAAATTTGCAAAAAATTGATTTAAATGTTAATATCTCATCCACAAAAATACGAAATCTCATCAGCGAAGATGGAATTTTACCTCAAATTCGCGAAAGTGTGATTAAATTTTATCAAGGATTAAAAATGGAAAAAAGAGTAAAAGCCATAACTGAGCTTTTAGACACAAAAAAGGCTGAAAACATCGAAGTTATCGATATGAGCGAGAAAGAGTATATGGCTAAATTTGTCATCATAGCAACCACTTTAACAGGTCGCCATGCGCTATCTTTGGTTGATGATTTAAAAGGGGTTTTAAAACCTTTTAAAGAGAAATTTTTAAATATTGAAAGTAGCGATGAGTGGAGCGTGATTGATCTTGGCGATATTATAGTTCACTTAATGAGCGAAACTTATAGAGAAAAATACAACATCGAAGAGTTTTTAGAAAAGCTTAAAAAAGAGCAAATTTAACACCACTTTTTCCAAATTTAGCCAAAATTTACTACTTAAATTAAGCTAAATTTGGCTAAATTTACCGCTTTATTCTACAAATTTTAACAAAAGGCAAAAAGTGCAAAGACAGACTTGGAGTAACAAACTAACCTATATTTTAACCGTTGCTGGAGCGACTATCGGCTTTGGCTGTACTTGGAGGTTTCCTTATTTAGTAGGAGAAAATGGCGGTGGGGCGTATGTTCTAGTCTTTTGTATAGCGATGATAGCGCTTGGAATTCCGATGATTTTAGTTGAAAATGTTATCGGAAGAAGAGCGATGAAAAACTCAGTTGATGCATTTGGCGTGGCTAAAAAAGATGGCACAAAAATAAACAAAGCATGGAAAATCGTAGGCTATATGGGCTTGGTTGGCTCGTTTGGAATTTTAGCTTACTATATGGTTCTTGGCGGCTGGGTTATGACATATATAGCAAATATTTTGATGGGGAATTTTGACCTCTCAGCTAAAATCACAGATCAAGCCTACACAACTGCTTTTTATGATAATAATATAGCTAATAATCCGCTAATGGTGGGACTTTATACCTTTATTTTCGTTGCGATAAACTGGTATATCTTAAAAAAAGGCATAATCGATGGCATTGAAAAGTATGTTAAATTTCTTATGCCAGCACTTTTTTTATGCTTTCTTGCGATAATTGCAAACAACTTAACGCTCGATGGCGCGGCTGAGGGGATAAAATTTTATCTTAGTGTAGATTTTTCTAAAATCACTCCAAAACTTCTAATCGACGTTCTAGGACAAGTCTTTTTTGCGCTATCTTTGGGATTTGGCGTTATGATAACGTTATCAAGTTTTTTAAACAAAGATGAGAAGCTTTTTCAAACTGCAACCATAACAGGCGTGCTAAATACAGTCATAGCAGTTTTAGCTGGCTTTATGATATTCCCAACCCTTTTTACAGCAGGACTTGAGCCAAGTAGTGGTCCATCTTTGGTTTTTAAAAGCCTTCCGATTGCCTTTTCTCATATGCCATTTGGCAACGTTATAGCGGTGGTTTTTTTCTTGATTTTATTAATCGCAGCCCTAACAACATCAATAACGATATATCAAGTTATCATCAATGTAGTTGAAGAGCGCTTTAAAATCTCTATCACAAAGGCTACAAACTACACTCTTGGCGGCATTTTTCTTTTAGGAAACATACCTTGCTTGCTTTCAGATGGAGTTTTGTCAAACGTGCGTATTTTAGGGCGCTCTGTCTTTGATGCGTTTGATTTTATCAGTGCAAATATATTCTTTGTTTTAACAGCACTTCTTTGCTCTCTTTATGTTGGCTGGGTCTTAAAAGATGATGCATTAGCAGAGATTACTAACGAGCATACAGTCGATATCAAAAAGGCAAAGGCTTGGCTGATTTATGTCAAATACATCTTGCCAGTTATCATTTTAGTTGTCTTTTTATACGGCATAAAATCAATCTAAACTCGCGCTTTTAAAAAGCTAAATTTATATGAATTTTTAATATAAATTTAGCTTTTATTCTTAATATTTTATAAATTTATATTCATTTTAACTTTATAAAAATTTATTTTTAATATCTTTAGTAAAATTTACTTTTTCAAAGGTAAATGTCTAAATTTACTTTGCTTTTTAAAGCAGTAAAATGTGATATAAATTTATATTTTATAGCTAAATTTAGTTGTTAC
It encodes:
- the fabI gene encoding enoyl-ACP reductase FabI, with the translated sequence MILKGKKGLIVGVANTKSIAYGIAKACREQGAELAFTYLNDALKKRVEPIAAELGSDKIYELDVNNEEHFKALVVNLERDFGKFDFVLHAVAYAPKEALEGRFVDTTKEAFDVAMQTSVYSLLSLTKAVLPLLNDGGSILTLTYLGGERFIPHYNVMGVAKAALDSAVKYLARDLGAQNIRVNAISAGPIKTLAASGIGDFRMILKWNEQNAPLKRNVSIEDVGKSGMYLLSDLSSGVTGEIHYVDAGYNIMGMGDVTTDEEGKTTLCWDKNQDK
- a CDS encoding NADH:flavin oxidoreductase/NADH oxidase, with translation MSKILTPITLGKTTVKNRIVMPPMCTYKAKNNNGFPRCFHNLHYATRALGGVGLIIVEATAVEARGRITNDDLGLWNDEQIEYHKELVKQCHKFGASIAVQLAHAGRKSECDDSRCVAPSAIKFSEKYSEPLELSLEEIASIKEAFVQAGKRAVAAGYDLVELHAAHGYLLHEFLSPLTNLRKDEFGGSFENRVKLLCEVMDGLRCEGVEFGVRISADEWEVGGFGLDDSLKLAKLIQDFGGVYIHVSAGGNHEKPSLVPKFVPFYQCDYAKEIKKVVNLPVIAVGLITTPSQGEALLLGDVCDMVAYGRELLKNPNLAFYAMSEFKENELIEKSYLRAFV
- a CDS encoding 3'-5' exonuclease, producing MIKQELICVFDCETVPDTQSLLRVLEKEVVDSCYESSDTSEEKVLNHKKLSYKAMEVFKEKNGSDFLPVCFHQVVSISAVMADKFGKFLRVNTIEGENEEQIITKFLKFINSHQPRLISFNGRGFDLPMLMVRAMRYNISAPAYFEVENREFNKNKWENYRSRYDGRFHLDLLDHISEFRAVSGLKLDNLCCALNLPGKYEVEGSQVLELFYDKKQDKIDEYCQSDTLNTYWLFLKYELLRGNLTLEDYASYLDAMSEYLLKERFGMSYTPIFTQFIKDELKRV
- a CDS encoding oligosaccharide flippase family protein; the protein is MSFFILTPDKQRRAGVLLSYANIFLGTFLAFVYTPFMLRMLGQSEFGIYSLAASVIGYLAILDLGFGNAIIVFTSKYITQNRKDDEKKLHGTIFSIYLVMSIIVLIAGALFVVFADAIFSSSMSTEEIAKMRIMFALLTLNLAISFPFSIYSSILSAYENFIFIKLISIFRTALMPILMVPMLLLGHKAITMVVVVTLINLACLLADFIYCKRVINPQVSPKNFDKSVLKEVFSYSFFIFLGMIVDQVNWNVDNFILGVVASSVAVSMYSVALIINNMFITLSVTISGVMLPKMAKMVSSNSTNTELTNELIKVGRLQYYIIFLIGSLIVLFGREFIVLWAGAEYEISYYITLILVVPVCIPLIQNLGISILQAKNMFKFRAIAAFFMTLVNIAISIPLAKLYGGVGSAIGTAFALVVLNIFIMNFYYHFKVGLDMIRFWKSIAKMSFVFVLYVGLILIFMHYIRFSGIWFLIVNGGIYILIYIFIAVKFVMNEYEKAILNSLLTKFRIKI
- a CDS encoding DNA ligase — its product is MRVLALFLLLFSIVFAKDVMLLNEFRGDENLSGWVMSEKYDGVRAIWDGKSLKSRNGNEIYAPAKWKENFPPFKIDGELFTKRGEFERVFSIVADKKPSDEWSGVKFMIFDVPDENGNLTQRLAVLKKFLDKNPNKNIVIIEQIPVKNTEHLNQFLDEILKNGGEGAVVRDPKAEYKSGRSDKILKVKKFHDSECKVLKIIAGKGKFKDKMGSVLCLDEKSGVEFRLGSGFSDKMRANPPKIGSIITYKYQNLTKNNKPRFPVFMRFRDEI
- the galE gene encoding UDP-glucose 4-epimerase GalE, whose product is MKILITGGAGYIGSHVAKALLEENKHELTIIDNLCKGSQKAIEALRSVGEFEFIETSLEDVARLDEIFKTHKFDAIIHFAAFIEVFESTQKPLKYYLNNTSNAINLITLCNKYGVKNFVFSSTAATYGEPDEAQVSESTSQNPINAYGRSKLMTEWVLKDTAAANRNFKYAILRYFNVAGASLDGLLGQNYPNATHLIKVATQTILGKRDKMSIFGDDYDTKDGTCIRDYIHIEDLANAHLSALRYLKDNDSNIFNVGYGTGYSVKEVIEAAKEVSGVDFKVEMAPRRDGDPACLIANSDRLRSLTDWKPVNDDLKVIIKSALEWENKA
- a CDS encoding type II toxin-antitoxin system death-on-curing family toxin; this encodes MKYLTLKQAIEFHEQIIATSGGLGGYNEIQLGYLDSALKQIQNDDYYSDFIEKLTHLIHSCIKFHPFLDGNKRTSIQLGRAFIEMNFPGADIDDYYLNMEDMVVGVAEGKIAKESLYKKLQEMVEVRIKGIKIIKKDGSIEELDLEKLNQIIVEILTNKNKDKK
- a CDS encoding ecotin family protein; its protein translation is MKFLTVLMLFFGLVFAFDTSVFPKPKDGESLQTLTLKPLKNEQNYKVEVEFGKIVEVDCNHHFFIGGKLEQKNLDGYGYVYYKFSAKADMAGTLMACGDTKKEAKFIKFEPKISTYYNSALPLIIYTPKDVKIRYKVYKLVDEKFVDVVDDEAKKLQTDSNSSLAKP